From the genome of Mycobacterium dioxanotrophicus, one region includes:
- a CDS encoding aldehyde dehydrogenase family protein — protein MAVIDVIEPATEQVIESLEQITAAELEDVIARATVAQRQWAAQPPQFRAEVLLAIAAAVDNNREALAQLEARNVGMPISDARGAISGVAATFRYYAAAPERLLGHTIPVAGGVDMTFREPIGVVGLITPWNYPLTIAAWKVAPALAAGNAVVLKPAELTPLTSLRLGELAVEAGLPADLFNVVVGPGRTIGSQLVEHPGVGKIAFTGSTDVGKDIARRAADGIKRVTLELGGKSAALVFADADLDAAAEGLTGAVFGNSGQDCCARSRVFVERSALDAFLEKLEKVVANIVVGDPLSDNTQMGPLISAGHAATVQSYVDDAPVLFRGSAPTGPGFWFAPTVLHPIDDDHRSAREEIFGPVVSVLTFDSEDEAVARANDTIYGLAGSIWTSNAARSLRVARGVAAGALAVNSYTSVRIATPFGGFKQSGMGRELGPDALDAYTEVKNVFFNTTAT, from the coding sequence ATGGCCGTCATCGACGTAATCGAACCCGCGACCGAACAGGTCATCGAGTCACTGGAGCAGATCACTGCCGCAGAGCTGGAAGACGTGATCGCCCGCGCAACCGTTGCACAGCGGCAGTGGGCCGCGCAGCCACCCCAGTTCCGCGCGGAGGTACTGCTGGCCATCGCCGCAGCGGTCGACAACAACCGCGAAGCCCTGGCCCAGCTGGAGGCCCGCAACGTCGGCATGCCCATCAGCGATGCACGAGGCGCCATCTCCGGGGTGGCCGCCACATTCCGCTACTACGCGGCGGCGCCGGAACGTCTTCTCGGACACACCATCCCGGTCGCCGGCGGCGTGGACATGACGTTCCGCGAACCCATCGGGGTGGTCGGACTGATCACACCATGGAACTATCCGCTGACGATCGCCGCGTGGAAGGTGGCGCCGGCCTTGGCGGCCGGCAACGCCGTGGTGCTCAAGCCGGCTGAACTCACGCCCCTCACCTCACTGCGGCTAGGAGAGCTCGCCGTCGAAGCCGGGTTGCCTGCCGACCTGTTCAACGTCGTCGTCGGCCCGGGACGGACGATCGGCAGCCAGCTGGTCGAACACCCCGGCGTCGGCAAGATCGCGTTCACCGGATCGACCGATGTCGGCAAGGACATCGCACGGCGGGCCGCCGACGGCATCAAGCGCGTCACGCTGGAACTGGGCGGCAAGTCCGCGGCACTGGTCTTCGCCGACGCCGATCTCGACGCGGCGGCCGAAGGCCTCACGGGTGCTGTATTCGGCAACTCGGGCCAGGACTGCTGCGCACGTTCGCGCGTGTTTGTCGAACGGTCGGCGCTCGACGCCTTTCTCGAGAAACTTGAGAAGGTCGTCGCCAACATCGTTGTCGGCGACCCGCTTTCGGACAACACACAGATGGGTCCACTGATCTCGGCTGGACATGCTGCAACCGTCCAGAGCTACGTCGATGACGCACCGGTGCTTTTCCGTGGTTCGGCACCGACCGGCCCTGGGTTCTGGTTCGCACCCACCGTGCTTCACCCGATCGATGATGATCACCGGTCGGCCCGTGAAGAGATCTTTGGTCCAGTTGTTTCGGTACTCACTTTCGACAGCGAAGATGAGGCGGTTGCCCGGGCCAACGACACCATTTACGGTCTTGCCGGCTCGATCTGGACCTCAAACGCCGCACGGTCGCTGCGCGTTGCCCGCGGGGTGGCTGCCGGGGCGCTGGCGGTGAACTCATATACCTCCGTGCGGATCGCCACACCGTTCGGCGGGTTCAAGCAGTCCGGCATGGGCCGCGAACTCGGGCCCGACGCGCTTGACGCGTATACCGAAGTGAAGAACGTCTTCTTCAACACCACGGCAACGTAG
- a CDS encoding LuxR C-terminal-related transcriptional regulator — MTRLAIAEDNAILRDGLTQLLVERGHDVVAKVGSADEMRDIAEALSPEVFVVDIRMPPTFTDEGLVAAVSLRRSHPQIGVLVFSQWVETRYAAELLAGNPEGVGYLLKDRVADIAEFDAAVRRVAAGGTALDPEVVRQLMGSRRGADALDRLTAREHEVLGLMAEGHSNSALADHLSISERAVEKHIGSIFTKLDLPPSAAHHRRVLAVVTYLNS, encoded by the coding sequence ATGACCAGGCTGGCCATCGCCGAGGACAATGCGATCCTGCGGGACGGGTTGACGCAACTGCTTGTCGAACGCGGACACGACGTGGTGGCCAAGGTCGGTAGCGCCGACGAGATGCGGGACATCGCGGAGGCTTTGAGCCCCGAAGTATTCGTTGTCGACATTCGGATGCCGCCCACATTCACCGACGAGGGGTTGGTCGCTGCGGTCTCATTGCGCCGGTCGCACCCGCAGATCGGAGTGCTGGTCTTCTCACAGTGGGTGGAAACCCGTTATGCCGCTGAACTTCTCGCAGGCAACCCGGAGGGCGTCGGCTATCTGCTCAAAGACCGGGTGGCCGACATCGCCGAGTTCGATGCGGCCGTGCGGCGGGTTGCCGCAGGCGGCACCGCGCTGGACCCCGAGGTCGTGCGCCAACTGATGGGCAGCCGCCGCGGCGCCGACGCCCTGGACCGCCTGACCGCACGCGAACACGAAGTGCTCGGGCTGATGGCCGAGGGGCATTCCAACAGTGCTCTGGCCGACCATCTCTCGATCTCAGAACGCGCAGTGGAAAAACACATCGGCAGCATATTCACCAAACTGGACCTGCCACCGTCGGCGGCGCACCACCGCCGTGTGCTGGCGGTGGTCACCTACCTCAACTCCTAG
- a CDS encoding APC family permease yields the protein MAGAAPGQVVAVSLAPLIVASSYGFIPSIIVASIAMLCIAVAFQRMNLWEQDCGGPYAWVGRAVGPRAGFGVGWILVVTFVVSLIINFVSIGPAVLALVGFDPNSQWGTVIATTVLGAFLTAFAVIGVQLTGRLQLSLAIAEYAVLLLFSALAFWALFANDRPNSVHPTWAWLSPSGVGGTGGFVAAMLLVIFMIAQWDTSIYLSEETERAETNPGKAVIIAVIVLGVMYTLICFAFATVAPPEAMEQHSTNAAVFVAEELTGTGWAKAMALAVVASVLAATQATIVGLARIMLAMGRDKVLPSVFGKVHRKFQTPAASTLLIGGLGIAATWVYILASSVAHALDLLIATVGFLFACYYALTALAAAWALRDRVLSNWRDALLGGVLPLVGAVLLGWVAIACAVDFATAEWMALAALSALGVVMYLIAKYRYRAPILRSPKY from the coding sequence ATGGCTGGGGCGGCGCCGGGTCAGGTGGTTGCGGTCTCGTTGGCGCCGTTGATCGTTGCCAGCAGCTACGGATTCATCCCGTCGATCATCGTGGCTTCGATCGCGATGCTCTGCATTGCCGTGGCGTTCCAGCGAATGAACCTGTGGGAACAGGACTGTGGCGGTCCCTACGCGTGGGTGGGACGTGCGGTCGGTCCGCGTGCGGGTTTCGGGGTCGGATGGATCCTCGTGGTGACCTTCGTCGTTTCGTTGATCATCAACTTCGTCAGCATCGGCCCCGCCGTTCTCGCACTAGTCGGGTTCGATCCGAACAGTCAATGGGGAACGGTGATCGCCACGACGGTGCTTGGTGCGTTTCTGACCGCATTCGCCGTCATCGGTGTACAACTCACGGGTCGACTCCAGTTGTCCCTGGCTATCGCTGAATACGCTGTGCTCCTGCTGTTCTCGGCATTGGCATTTTGGGCCCTGTTCGCCAATGACCGCCCGAACTCGGTGCATCCGACGTGGGCTTGGCTCAGCCCTTCGGGTGTGGGTGGCACCGGCGGCTTCGTAGCCGCAATGCTGCTGGTCATCTTCATGATCGCGCAGTGGGACACCTCGATCTATCTGAGCGAGGAGACCGAGCGCGCAGAGACCAACCCCGGAAAGGCGGTGATCATCGCCGTGATCGTGTTGGGTGTCATGTACACGCTGATATGTTTCGCCTTTGCCACCGTCGCGCCACCCGAGGCGATGGAGCAGCATTCCACCAACGCCGCAGTGTTCGTCGCGGAGGAGTTGACGGGAACCGGCTGGGCCAAGGCGATGGCGTTGGCAGTGGTGGCGTCTGTCTTGGCCGCGACCCAGGCCACCATCGTGGGCCTGGCACGCATCATGCTGGCGATGGGTCGCGACAAGGTGTTGCCGTCAGTCTTCGGCAAGGTGCACCGCAAGTTCCAGACGCCGGCCGCGAGCACGCTGCTGATCGGCGGCTTGGGCATCGCGGCCACCTGGGTGTACATCTTGGCTTCCAGCGTGGCGCACGCCCTCGACCTTCTCATCGCCACCGTCGGCTTTCTGTTTGCCTGCTACTACGCGCTGACCGCACTCGCCGCCGCGTGGGCCCTGCGTGACCGGGTGCTGTCCAACTGGCGTGACGCGCTCCTCGGCGGTGTGTTGCCATTGGTCGGTGCGGTGCTGCTCGGGTGGGTCGCAATAGCCTGTGCGGTCGATTTCGCCACCGCCGAATGGATGGCACTCGCAGCGCTGTCAGCGCTCGGTGTAGTGATGTATCTCATCGCCAAATATCGTTACCGCGCACCGATACTGCGTTCGCCCAAGTATTGA
- a CDS encoding sensor histidine kinase, whose protein sequence is MTTTAIAPAVADDWRRVLRTPLRARAWRAYLYFLLISLLAVIGVVYLFATGFVSGVLLVTLVGIPLLAVVVLTGRRWNALYRALARLVGVSIDAPAPFTRPAGLPQTVAAALTDAVGWRSLGFLALQSIVMTPVGYLVLVGVVMSVSLVASPVIWAVTGEAVVSFGEPVQSLGAYLLLALGGLIALYLLGWLMLGIVRAHVWLAGTLLAAPARERRVAELERARAGVVDDAAATLRRVERDLHDGTQARLIAVAMTLARAEEQLTDPKKTERARKLVSDALANTKDTLTELRDIVRGIRPPALDLGLGPAVQTLVARNPIPVELVDDIAVRPSLGVETLAYFCVAELLANVSRHSGATRATVWLRSDAEELRIAVADNGSGGVQPGNGSGLTGLAERLRMVDGRLDIDSPAGGPTTVTAVVPSGAER, encoded by the coding sequence GTGACTACCACCGCGATCGCACCGGCTGTTGCCGATGACTGGCGACGAGTCCTGCGCACCCCGCTGCGGGCCCGGGCCTGGCGCGCCTACTTGTACTTCCTGCTGATCAGTCTTCTGGCCGTGATCGGTGTGGTGTACCTGTTCGCGACCGGCTTCGTGTCGGGAGTTCTGCTGGTCACCCTGGTCGGCATTCCGTTGCTGGCTGTCGTCGTGCTGACGGGACGACGGTGGAATGCGCTGTACCGCGCGTTGGCCCGCTTGGTCGGGGTCAGCATCGACGCGCCTGCGCCCTTCACCCGGCCGGCCGGGCTGCCACAGACCGTGGCAGCAGCGCTGACCGATGCCGTCGGTTGGCGCAGCCTGGGCTTCCTCGCACTGCAGAGCATCGTGATGACCCCGGTGGGCTACCTGGTCTTGGTCGGCGTCGTGATGTCGGTGAGCCTGGTGGCCTCACCGGTGATCTGGGCCGTCACGGGCGAAGCGGTCGTGAGTTTCGGTGAGCCCGTCCAATCGCTCGGCGCGTACCTACTGTTGGCGCTGGGTGGGCTGATCGCGCTGTACCTGCTGGGCTGGCTGATGCTCGGAATCGTGCGTGCCCATGTCTGGCTGGCCGGCACGCTGCTGGCCGCGCCGGCCCGCGAGCGCAGGGTCGCCGAACTCGAAAGGGCCCGTGCCGGTGTCGTCGACGACGCGGCCGCCACCCTGCGCCGGGTCGAGCGCGACCTACACGACGGCACCCAAGCTCGACTCATCGCCGTCGCGATGACGCTGGCCCGCGCCGAAGAGCAACTCACCGATCCGAAGAAGACCGAGCGGGCACGCAAACTGGTGTCCGACGCGCTGGCCAACACCAAGGACACCCTGACCGAGCTGCGCGATATCGTGCGTGGAATACGGCCTCCTGCCTTGGATCTCGGCCTCGGGCCCGCCGTGCAGACCTTGGTGGCGCGCAACCCTATCCCCGTGGAATTGGTCGACGACATCGCGGTACGCCCATCGTTGGGAGTGGAGACACTGGCATATTTCTGCGTCGCCGAACTATTGGCGAACGTATCGCGGCACTCCGGCGCCACACGGGCCACCGTCTGGCTGCGCAGCGACGCCGAAGAACTACGGATTGCCGTGGCAGACAATGGTTCCGGCGGAGTTCAACCGGGCAACGGGTCGGGCCTGACGGGCTTGGCTGAGCGGTTGCGCATGGTCGACGGGCGCCTGGATATCGACAGCCCGGCCGGTGGGCCCACCACCGTGACCGCCGTCGTGCCCTCGGGTGCCGAGCGATGA